Proteins from one Cryptomeria japonica chromosome 4, Sugi_1.0, whole genome shotgun sequence genomic window:
- the LOC131074022 gene encoding cysteine-rich and transmembrane domain-containing protein WIH2 yields the protein MSYYNQQQAPIANPPPQGYPQAYPPPPQGYPPAGYPQEGYPPQGGPPPPPQTQSREDGFWKGCCAALCCCCVLEECCCCF from the exons ATGAGTTACTACAATCAACAGCAAGCTCCTATTGCCAATCCTCCTCCACAAG GGTATCCACAGGCTTATCCTCCACCACCACAGGGCTATCCTCCAGCTGGGTATCCTCAGGAGGGTTACCCTCCCCAAGGAGGacccccacctccacctcaaaCACAATCTAGAGAAGATGGCTTTTGGAAGGGATG TTGTGCTGCCCTGTGCTGCTGCTGCGTGTTGGAAGAATGCTGTTGCTGCTTTTAG